In Sphingomonas phyllosphaerae, one DNA window encodes the following:
- a CDS encoding type II toxin-antitoxin system VapB family antitoxin has product MRTNIDIDDRLMAQAMRITGKKTKRDAVHEALARLVELDQQAEIRSLRGAIDWVGDLDDMRTSKYIPADT; this is encoded by the coding sequence ATGCGGACCAATATCGACATCGACGATCGCCTCATGGCACAGGCCATGCGGATCACTGGCAAGAAGACCAAGCGTGATGCCGTCCATGAGGCGCTTGCGCGGCTCGTGGAACTGGACCAGCAAGCCGAAATCCGCAGTCTGCGCGGCGCGATCGACTGGGTCGGCGATCTCGATGACATGCGCACCAGCAAATACATTCCGGCGGACACGTGA
- the gorA gene encoding glutathione-disulfide reductase, protein MSDFDYDLFVIGAGSGGTRAARVSAAHGAKVAVAEEYRVGGTCVIRGCVPKKLLVYGAHFAEDLRDARHFGWDVPDDCAFSWPRLRDNVMKEVDRINKAYTTTIESSGAEIIHQRATVSGPNEVTLADGTKKTAKTILIAVGAHPAIPECPGHEHGITSNEAFHLDSIPKRILIAGAGYIANEFAGVFHQLGAHVILMNRTKEILRGYDLQIRDRLLQISMMKGLEFRFDAAFQGIDKGEDGCLTVHMSNHEPVTVDLVMFATGRKPNTHGLGLETAGVELDDHGAVVVDDDNRSTCASIYAVGDVTNRIQLTPIAIREGQAFADNMFGGKATKVDYDCVPSAVFSHPPLAGVGMTEAQARQKLGSVKVYSSDFRPMKNVLAERDERALYKMVCDGETDRVVGIHMIGPDVPEIIQAAAVAVKAGLTKAQFDATVALHPTMAEELVLLK, encoded by the coding sequence ATGTCCGACTTCGACTACGACCTTTTCGTCATCGGCGCCGGCTCCGGCGGCACGCGCGCCGCGCGCGTCTCGGCGGCGCACGGCGCAAAGGTGGCGGTGGCGGAGGAATATCGCGTCGGCGGCACCTGTGTGATCCGCGGCTGCGTCCCCAAGAAGCTGCTCGTCTACGGCGCGCATTTCGCCGAGGATCTGCGCGACGCGCGTCACTTCGGCTGGGACGTTCCCGACGACTGCGCCTTCAGCTGGCCGCGGCTGCGCGACAATGTGATGAAGGAGGTGGACCGCATCAACAAGGCGTACACCACCACGATCGAAAGCTCGGGCGCCGAGATCATCCACCAGCGCGCCACGGTTTCCGGCCCCAATGAGGTGACGCTCGCCGACGGCACGAAGAAGACCGCGAAGACGATCCTGATCGCGGTCGGCGCGCATCCCGCCATTCCGGAGTGCCCGGGCCACGAACATGGCATCACCTCGAACGAGGCGTTCCATCTCGACAGCATCCCCAAGCGCATCCTGATCGCAGGCGCGGGCTATATCGCCAACGAGTTTGCGGGCGTCTTCCATCAGCTCGGCGCGCACGTCATCCTGATGAACCGCACCAAGGAAATCCTGCGCGGCTACGACCTGCAGATCCGCGACCGTCTCCTTCAGATCAGCATGATGAAGGGGCTCGAGTTCCGCTTCGACGCCGCCTTCCAGGGGATCGACAAGGGCGAGGACGGCTGCCTTACCGTCCATATGTCTAACCATGAGCCGGTCACCGTCGACCTCGTGATGTTCGCCACCGGCCGCAAGCCCAACACGCATGGGCTAGGGCTGGAGACGGCGGGGGTGGAACTGGACGATCACGGCGCGGTCGTGGTCGACGACGATAACCGCTCCACCTGCGCGTCGATCTATGCGGTCGGCGACGTCACCAATCGCATACAGCTCACCCCGATCGCGATCCGCGAGGGGCAGGCGTTCGCCGACAACATGTTCGGCGGCAAGGCGACCAAGGTCGATTACGACTGCGTGCCCTCCGCGGTGTTCAGCCACCCGCCGCTCGCCGGTGTCGGAATGACCGAGGCGCAGGCGCGGCAGAAGCTTGGCTCGGTAAAGGTCTATTCGTCGGACTTCCGCCCGATGAAGAACGTCCTCGCCGAACGCGACGAACGCGCGCTCTACAAGATGGTGTGCGACGGCGAGACCGACCGCGTCGTCGGCATCCACATGATCGGCCCCGACGTGCCCGAGATCATCCAGGCCGCCGCGGTGGCGGTGAAGGCCGGGCTGACCAAGGCGCAGTTCGACGCGACGGTCGCGCTCCACCCGACGATGGCCGAGGAACTGGTGCTGCTGAAGTAA
- a CDS encoding vgr related protein, translating into MAIEDRRSLTAAEIALARSLYGDAIDYRAVSLANSKWAFFQPRDVVMAPRGCIHFHPKGDLWCEDFGAASLDRQGLFIHEMCHIWQHQRGIFLPLKRHPFCRYDYAIRPGWRLERYGLEQQAEIVRHAFLLRHGAIVPGAPELARYETILPFGDRA; encoded by the coding sequence ATGGCCATAGAAGACCGGCGATCCCTGACCGCGGCGGAGATCGCGCTGGCGCGGTCGCTGTATGGCGATGCGATCGACTATCGGGCGGTGTCGCTGGCGAACAGCAAATGGGCGTTCTTTCAGCCGCGCGACGTGGTGATGGCGCCGCGTGGCTGCATCCACTTCCACCCGAAGGGCGACCTGTGGTGCGAGGATTTCGGTGCCGCCTCGCTCGACCGGCAGGGGCTGTTCATCCACGAGATGTGCCACATCTGGCAGCATCAGCGTGGCATCTTCCTGCCGCTGAAGCGCCATCCGTTCTGCCGCTACGATTATGCGATCCGGCCCGGCTGGCGGCTGGAGCGCTATGGCCTTGAGCAACAGGCCGAGATCGTTCGTCATGCCTTTCTGTTGCGGCACGGTGCGATCGTGCCGGGTGCGCCGGAGCTGGCGCGCTATGAAACCATCCTGCCGTTCGGAGATCGTGCGTGA
- the lepB gene encoding signal peptidase I: MATPAAPGKPARSETGETIRFLLKLALFVFVLRSFIFSPFSIPSESMLPRLLIGDYLFVSKWNYGYSRWSLPWGIPLIPGRIFASTPTRGDTVVFRSLGPDDHDVIKRVIGLPGDTIQMRNGQLFLNGKAIPKQRVADFIVPLTPNFPAEKCGAEFQDVDATGQPICRYPRFRETLPGGRSYEVLDQGNLPIADDTDVYTVPAGDVFLMGDNRDDSADSRFAPPEGMGYIPMERIQGKALVTFWSTDGSAEWIKPWTWVSAARFSRIGHGF, translated from the coding sequence ATGGCCACCCCTGCTGCCCCCGGCAAGCCCGCGCGTTCCGAAACCGGCGAAACGATCCGCTTCCTGCTGAAGCTGGCGTTGTTCGTGTTCGTCCTGCGCAGCTTCATCTTCTCGCCCTTTTCGATCCCGTCCGAATCGATGCTGCCGCGCTTGCTGATCGGTGACTATCTGTTCGTGTCGAAGTGGAACTACGGCTATTCGCGCTGGTCGCTGCCCTGGGGTATTCCGCTGATCCCCGGGCGCATCTTCGCCAGCACGCCGACGCGCGGCGACACGGTGGTGTTCCGCTCGCTGGGACCGGACGATCACGACGTCATCAAGCGCGTGATCGGGCTGCCTGGCGACACGATCCAGATGCGCAACGGTCAGTTGTTCCTCAACGGCAAGGCGATTCCCAAGCAGCGCGTCGCCGACTTCATCGTGCCGCTCACCCCGAACTTTCCGGCCGAGAAGTGCGGCGCGGAGTTTCAGGACGTCGACGCGACCGGGCAGCCGATCTGCCGCTACCCGCGCTTCCGCGAGACGCTGCCGGGCGGGCGCAGCTATGAGGTGCTCGATCAGGGCAATTTGCCGATCGCTGACGATACCGACGTGTACACCGTCCCGGCCGGCGACGTCTTCCTGATGGGCGACAATCGCGACGACAGCGCCGACAGCCGCTTCGCGCCGCCGGAGGGGATGGGCTACATTCCGATGGAGCGCATCCAGGGCAAGGCGCTGGTCACCTTCTGGTCGACCGACGGCTCGGCCGAGTGGATCAAGCCGTGGACCTGGGTATCGGCGGCGCGGTTCAGCCGGATCGGTCACGGCTTCTGA
- a CDS encoding YbaN family protein, translated as MTDLPADPIKPGRLHAAARYGWLALGFFFIALGVIGALLPLMPTTIFLILAAGCFARSSPRLEAWLLDHPRFGTTLRAWRRDRAIPRRAKLLACTGIAAGYMIFLATAQPQLPLALLVAAAMIGCASFILSRPTATAWSDA; from the coding sequence GTGACCGATCTCCCCGCCGACCCGATCAAGCCCGGCCGTCTGCACGCCGCGGCCCGCTACGGCTGGCTGGCGCTCGGATTCTTCTTCATCGCACTGGGCGTGATCGGCGCGTTGTTGCCGTTGATGCCGACCACGATCTTCCTGATCCTCGCCGCCGGCTGCTTCGCGCGTTCGTCGCCCCGGCTCGAGGCTTGGCTGCTCGATCACCCGCGCTTCGGCACGACGCTGCGCGCGTGGCGGCGTGATCGTGCGATCCCCCGCCGCGCCAAGCTGTTGGCCTGCACCGGCATCGCAGCCGGCTATATGATCTTTCTCGCCACGGCGCAGCCGCAGCTGCCGCTCGCGCTGCTCGTCGCCGCCGCGATGATCGGCTGCGCATCGTTCATCCTCTCGCGTCCGACCGCAACCGCATGGTCGGACGCGTAA
- a CDS encoding hotdog fold thioesterase: MSIWHSPLDLDALTAACAGSMPGFLGIAFVAAGDDWLRARMPVDQRTRQPYGRLHGGASVALAETVASVAAMATLDPATSAAVGMEINANHLRPVGEGFVYATATSEARGRSSQVWTIRVTDEAERLVCLARMTAAVIAAGRGVVG; the protein is encoded by the coding sequence GTGAGCATCTGGCATTCCCCCCTCGACCTCGATGCGCTGACCGCTGCCTGTGCGGGTTCGATGCCGGGTTTTCTCGGGATCGCGTTCGTCGCGGCGGGCGACGACTGGCTGCGCGCGCGGATGCCGGTCGACCAGCGCACGCGTCAGCCATATGGGCGGCTGCATGGCGGTGCCTCGGTCGCGCTGGCTGAGACGGTCGCGTCGGTCGCGGCAATGGCGACGCTCGATCCGGCGACCTCCGCCGCGGTCGGCATGGAGATCAACGCCAACCATCTGCGCCCGGTCGGCGAGGGGTTCGTCTACGCCACCGCGACCAGCGAGGCGCGCGGGCGGTCGTCGCAGGTGTGGACGATCCGGGTGACCGACGAGGCCGAGCGGCTGGTGTGCCTCGCGCGGATGACCGCGGCGGTGATCGCCGCGGGGCGGGGGGTGGTGGGGTGA
- a CDS encoding PIN domain nuclease encodes MILVDSGVWIDYFGGARTLQTEWLDAQLSRRRFLIGDLILVEVLQGCRTDRQFETLRTALGSFRSIPIVDDVVALQAARNYRTLRARGITIRKTIDTLIATRCIIDGVPLLYSDRDFVPFVAHLGLRSAMA; translated from the coding sequence GTGATCCTTGTCGATTCCGGCGTGTGGATCGACTATTTCGGCGGCGCGCGCACGCTGCAAACAGAGTGGCTCGATGCGCAACTGTCGCGGCGACGGTTCCTGATCGGTGATCTGATCCTTGTGGAAGTCCTGCAAGGTTGCCGCACCGATCGTCAATTCGAGACGCTGCGCACCGCGCTCGGCAGCTTTCGTTCGATACCGATCGTAGACGACGTCGTGGCGCTTCAGGCGGCCCGCAACTATCGCACGCTGCGTGCCCGGGGCATCACGATCCGCAAGACGATCGATACGCTGATCGCCACCCGCTGCATCATCGACGGCGTTCCGCTTCTCTACAGCGACCGGGACTTCGTGCCGTTCGTCGCGCATCTGGGCCTGCGCTCCGCCATGGCCTGA
- a CDS encoding copper chaperone PCu(A)C: MRRLMMAVSVLAAGCSAQGAAPVAEDGYVRLAAVPDRPAAGYFALRGGGKDTTLVRVEAPGVSRAEMHGSKMTANGMVTMESLANVPVPARTDVAFAPGGRHVMLFDVPRTVTPGSRLPLTLRFADGASTQVEAKVIAAGDVAPE, translated from the coding sequence ATGCGCCGCTTGATGATGGCAGTTTCGGTGCTCGCGGCGGGATGTTCGGCGCAGGGCGCCGCCCCGGTGGCGGAGGACGGCTATGTCCGGCTGGCGGCCGTGCCGGACCGGCCAGCGGCGGGTTATTTCGCGCTGCGTGGCGGGGGCAAGGACACGACGCTGGTGCGCGTGGAAGCGCCGGGCGTCTCTCGCGCCGAAATGCACGGCAGCAAGATGACCGCGAACGGGATGGTGACGATGGAGTCGCTGGCGAACGTCCCGGTGCCGGCCAGGACCGATGTCGCGTTCGCGCCGGGCGGGCGGCACGTGATGCTGTTCGACGTGCCGCGCACGGTGACGCCGGGATCGCGGCTGCCGTTGACGCTGCGCTTCGCGGATGGTGCATCGACGCAGGTCGAGGCGAAGGTGATCGCGGCGGGCGATGTCGCACCGGAGTGA
- a CDS encoding HNH endonuclease signature motif containing protein: MVGRVRRKAGLAEAEARARDTNDAAPCCALCGRPLGSRVEWHHVVPRSEGGTDTVPLHPICHRAIHAAADNPALARAGTLDAIRDIPALSRFLRWIADKPADFHAPTRHRRSDL, encoded by the coding sequence ATGGTCGGACGCGTAAGGCGCAAGGCCGGGCTCGCCGAAGCCGAGGCGCGTGCGCGCGATACGAACGACGCGGCGCCGTGCTGCGCGTTATGCGGCCGTCCGCTCGGATCCCGTGTCGAGTGGCACCATGTCGTTCCGCGCAGCGAAGGCGGCACCGACACCGTACCGCTCCACCCGATCTGCCACCGTGCAATCCACGCGGCCGCCGACAATCCGGCGCTGGCGCGCGCCGGAACGCTCGACGCGATCCGCGACATCCCCGCGCTGAGTCGCTTCCTGCGGTGGATCGCCGACAAGCCCGCCGACTTTCACGCGCCCACCCGCCATCGTCGAAGCGACTTGTAA
- the rnc gene encoding ribonuclease III yields the protein MSDDVASWVSEVLGVHPEDPALFKRALTHSSHTGESYERLEFLGDRVLGLIMAEWLSEVFPDEPEGQLSKRFNALVTGAVCAEVARGIGAVAHVRLGKQARDDGAQHGDNLLGDVMEALLGALYLTAGLDAARAAVRRLWADRIHSDDKAPQHPKSALQEWAAANRRAVPAYELIDRAGPGHAPRFTVRVTVGKDEVSAEGASKQEAETAAAQALLDVLSAQATPRRKRRR from the coding sequence GTGAGCGACGATGTCGCGTCATGGGTGAGCGAGGTTCTGGGGGTTCACCCTGAAGACCCGGCGTTGTTCAAGCGCGCGCTGACGCATTCCAGCCACACCGGCGAAAGCTACGAGCGGCTCGAATTCCTGGGTGACCGGGTGCTCGGGCTCATCATGGCCGAGTGGTTGAGCGAGGTGTTCCCCGACGAACCCGAGGGGCAATTGTCGAAGCGCTTCAACGCGCTGGTGACCGGTGCGGTTTGCGCGGAGGTGGCGCGCGGGATCGGTGCGGTCGCGCATGTCCGGCTCGGCAAGCAGGCGCGCGACGATGGCGCGCAGCATGGCGACAACCTGCTCGGCGACGTGATGGAGGCGCTGCTCGGCGCCTTGTATCTGACCGCGGGGCTCGATGCAGCGCGCGCGGCGGTGCGGCGGCTGTGGGCGGATCGCATCCACAGCGACGACAAGGCGCCGCAGCACCCGAAGTCGGCGTTGCAGGAATGGGCGGCGGCAAACCGGCGTGCGGTCCCCGCCTATGAATTGATCGACCGCGCCGGTCCCGGCCACGCGCCACGCTTCACGGTACGCGTGACGGTCGGCAAGGACGAGGTCAGCGCGGAGGGCGCCAGCAAGCAGGAAGCCGAAACCGCGGCGGCACAGGCGTTGCTGGACGTGCTGAGCGCGCAGGCGACGCCGCGGCGCAAGCGACGGCGGTAG
- a CDS encoding opacity protein, with the protein MRKLVLAAVAASAAFVATPSLAQDMSTTDTATATAPDGTRAFGIEPYVAVRGGWEEFQSDSVPGAPRQNKLNGSLVEGLAGVNIPLGPVFVGAEGNVAKGISGDIDWQYGAAGRFGFRAGDSGLIYGKVGYQWVNFDKRVNTDRDFHDMTYGIGFEVGPKDIGLGGITSNSGIRLRGEVSSYGWTNSFRPTLGIVAHF; encoded by the coding sequence ATGCGTAAGCTCGTTCTTGCGGCCGTTGCTGCATCCGCCGCGTTCGTCGCCACCCCCTCGCTCGCGCAGGATATGTCGACCACCGACACCGCGACCGCGACCGCGCCGGACGGCACCCGCGCGTTCGGGATCGAGCCCTATGTCGCCGTGCGCGGTGGCTGGGAAGAATTCCAGAGCGACAGCGTCCCGGGCGCCCCGCGCCAGAACAAGCTGAACGGCTCGCTGGTCGAGGGTCTGGCCGGCGTCAACATCCCGCTCGGGCCGGTGTTCGTGGGCGCCGAGGGTAACGTCGCCAAGGGCATTTCGGGCGACATCGACTGGCAGTATGGTGCTGCGGGCCGCTTCGGCTTCCGCGCTGGCGACAGCGGCCTGATCTACGGCAAGGTCGGCTACCAGTGGGTGAACTTCGACAAGCGCGTCAACACCGATCGCGACTTCCACGACATGACCTACGGCATCGGCTTCGAGGTCGGCCCGAAGGACATCGGTCTCGGCGGCATCACCAGCAACTCGGGCATCCGCCTGCGCGGCGAAGTGTCGAGCTACGGCTGGACCAACAGCTTCCGTCCGACGCTGGGCATCGTCGCGCACTTCTAA
- the pgi gene encoding glucose-6-phosphate isomerase: MADWSRIEALPKERLETLFANDPDRLAKLSLDVAGIHFDWSKTHLTPEAVAAFEALAKETDLAGKREAMFGGQNVNVTEDRPVEHTAERGEGKDESVARAASYHARMRAVIDAIEADAFGPIRHVLHVGIGGSALGPHLLIDALGRDSDRYDVAIVSNVDGMALDDVFDRFDPATTLLVVASKTFTTTETMMNAESVIAWMTGAGVEDPYGRVVALTASPEKAIEWGVDETRILPFSEGVGGRYSLWSSIGFPAAIKLGWEQFEELLDGAAEMDRHFRLTALHENAPALAAFADLYYTQVRHAETRAPFAYDERLRLLPSYLQQLEMESNGKGVTVDGQPVGRPTAAITWGGVGTDAQHAVFQLLHQGTHLVPVEFLAVIEAGDTLPAEHHRQLLLNAFAQGAALMQGKQVDDPARSYPGDRPSSTLLLDRLDARTLGALIAFYEHRVFVNGVLLGINSFDQFGVELGKEMAKAAAKGGGDFDPSTTDLIARAGLA, translated from the coding sequence GTGGCGGATTGGTCAAGGATCGAAGCGCTCCCCAAGGAGCGGCTGGAGACGCTGTTCGCGAACGACCCGGATCGGCTGGCGAAGCTGTCGCTCGACGTCGCGGGCATTCATTTCGACTGGTCGAAGACGCATCTGACCCCGGAGGCGGTCGCCGCCTTCGAGGCGCTGGCGAAGGAAACCGACCTCGCCGGCAAGCGCGAGGCGATGTTCGGCGGGCAGAACGTCAACGTCACCGAGGATCGCCCGGTCGAGCACACCGCCGAACGCGGCGAGGGCAAGGATGAGAGCGTCGCACGCGCCGCTTCCTATCACGCGCGGATGCGTGCGGTGATCGACGCGATCGAGGCCGACGCCTTCGGCCCGATCCGCCACGTCCTTCACGTCGGCATCGGCGGGTCGGCGCTCGGGCCGCATCTGCTGATCGACGCGCTCGGTCGCGACAGCGACCGCTATGACGTCGCGATCGTCTCGAACGTCGACGGCATGGCGCTCGACGACGTGTTCGACCGCTTCGATCCCGCCACCACGCTGCTGGTCGTCGCCTCGAAGACCTTCACCACCACCGAAACGATGATGAATGCCGAGAGCGTCATCGCGTGGATGACCGGGGCGGGCGTCGAGGACCCCTATGGCCGCGTCGTCGCGCTGACTGCTTCGCCCGAGAAGGCGATCGAGTGGGGCGTCGACGAAACGCGCATCCTGCCCTTCTCCGAGGGCGTCGGCGGGCGTTACTCTTTGTGGTCGTCGATCGGCTTTCCGGCCGCGATCAAGCTCGGCTGGGAGCAGTTCGAGGAACTGCTCGACGGTGCCGCCGAGATGGACCGCCATTTCCGGCTGACCGCGCTCCACGAGAACGCGCCGGCGCTCGCCGCCTTCGCCGACCTCTATTACACCCAAGTCCGCCATGCCGAGACCCGCGCGCCTTTCGCCTATGACGAACGGCTGCGGTTGCTTCCGAGCTATCTCCAGCAACTCGAGATGGAGTCGAACGGCAAGGGCGTGACGGTCGATGGCCAGCCGGTCGGCCGCCCGACCGCCGCGATCACCTGGGGCGGGGTCGGCACCGACGCGCAACATGCGGTGTTCCAGCTGCTCCACCAGGGCACGCACCTCGTCCCCGTCGAGTTCCTCGCGGTGATCGAGGCCGGCGACACCCTGCCCGCGGAACATCACCGCCAGTTGCTGCTCAATGCCTTCGCCCAAGGCGCAGCGTTGATGCAGGGCAAGCAGGTCGATGATCCCGCGCGCAGCTATCCCGGCGACCGACCGTCCTCGACGTTGCTGCTCGACCGGCTCGACGCCCGGACGCTCGGCGCGCTGATCGCCTTCTACGAGCACCGCGTGTTCGTGAACGGCGTGCTGCTCGGCATCAACTCGTTCGACCAGTTCGGGGTCGAGCTGGGCAAGGAAATGGCCAAGGCGGCGGCGAAGGGCGGCGGCGACTTCGACCCGTCCACCACGGACCTGATCGCGCGCGCCGGTCTGGCGTAA